The genomic interval GCTCCCGGCCGTCCCGATCGAAACGGTCCGGCCGCAGCCCGGAGAACGAGGTGCTGTGTGTGGGCGCCATGTGTCTTGCCGTTCTGTCCCTCGGCAGCGTTGCCACTGTGGATATAGCCATAGTGTCAGGCATGCCGACACCCTACGCGCGAAAGAAAGCTACGCGCCGGTACGAACGACACGGCCGTCGCAACCCCCGGCGCGCCGCACAGTCGAGTCCCGGGTTGGCCACCACCGCGCCCGTGTCGAATGCGATGATCGAGGCATGGTGAGCCGCAAACTGTGCCTCGCGCAGGAACCGGAGGCGGACAAGCTGTTGTCGGCCGACAACTTCGCGCTGCTGACGGGGATGTTGCTGGATCAGCAGTTCCCGATGGAGCATGCGTTTCGTGGGCCGCAGAAGCTGGCCGACCGGATGGGTGGGTTCGACATCCGCCGGATCGCCGAGGTCGATCCGGAGGAGTTCGAGGAGCTGGGCGCTACCCCGCCCGCCATCCACCGCTACGGACGGTCCATGGCGCGCCGCGTACAGGAGCTGGCGCGCTACATCGTCGAGAACTACGACGGTAAGGTCGAGAACCTCTGGATCGACGGCGACCCGGACGGCAAGGAAGTCCTGAAACGCCTCAAGGCCCTGCCCGGCTTCGGCGACCAGAAGGCCCGCATCTTCCTCGCCCTCCTCGGCAAACAGCGCGGCGTGCAACCCGCCGGCTGGCGCGAGGCCGCCGGCGCGTACGGCGAGGAAGGCTCCCACCGCTCCGTCGCGGACGTCACCGACGCCGAATCCCTCTCGCAGGTAAGGGAATTCAAGAAGCAGGCGAAGGCTGCCGCCAAGAAGTAGCGATGGGATCCCGGCGAAGTCCCTAGCTGCTGCTGGCGGCGGGGGTGGAGGCGAAAGGGGTTGCCGTGACGCGGGTTTCGCGTTGGGCGGGGGGCTTCCAGAGGCCGCGGCGCTGGAGGAGAGGTAGGACGCCCTCGCCGAACCAGTACGCCTCTTCGACGTGGGGGTAGCCGGAGAGGATGAAGTGGTTGATGCCGAGGCGGGAGTATTCGATGAGGCGTTCGGCCACTTCCTCGTGGGAGCCGACCAGTGCGGTACCGGCGCCGCCGCGGACCAGGCCGACGCCCGCCCACAGGTTCGGGGCGATCTCGAGGCGGTCGGTGGAGCCACCGTGCAGGTCGAGCATGCGGCGCTGACCTTCGGATTCGCTGCGCGCCAGGCTCGCCTGCACCCGCTCGATCTCGGCGGGGTCGACGGCCTCGAGCAGCCGGTCGGCCTCGGCCCAGGCCTGTTCGGAGGTGTCGCGGGAAATGACGTGGATGCGCAGGCCGTAGTCGAGCTTGCGGCCGCGGTCCACCGCGAGACGGCGAATCCACTCCAGCTTCTTGCTCACCGCGAAAAGTGGTTCGCCCCAGGTCAGATAGGTGTCGGCGTACTGGGCGGCCACCGGCCCGGCCGCCGTGGAGGAGCCACCGAAGAAGATCGGCGGGACCGGGTCGGGGTGATTGTTGAGCAGCGCGTCCTGGACCCGGATGTGCTCGCCCTCGAAGCTGATCGGCTCGTGCGAACGCCACAGCTCACGCACCACGTGCAGGAATTCGCCGGTGCGCTGGTAGCGCTGCTCCTTGTCCAGGAAATCGCCGAACGCGCGCTGCTCGTGCGGCTCGCCGCCGGTCACTACGTTCAGCAGCAGCCGCCCGCGCGAATGCCGCTGGTAGGTGCCCGCCATCTGCGCGGCCAGCGTCGGGCTCACGATGCCGGGGCGGAAGGCGACCAGGAACTTGAGCGTCTCGGTGGTCTCCACCAGCATGGCCGTCGTCAGCCACGCGTCCTCGCACCACAGTCCGGTCGGGGTGAGCACGGCCTCGAAGCCGTTCTCCTCCGCGGCGCCGGCGATCTGGTTCAGATAGCGCAGCGAGGCCGGGCGGTCACCGGACATCGCGGTGCCGTGCCCACCCGCGATCAGGTTGCGGGAGTCGCCGTAGGTGGGCAGAAACCAGTGGAACGATAAGGACATTCGTGCTGCTCCCTTCAGGAGGCCGGGGGGAAGAGGTCGTTGAAGCGGGTGTCGACGAAGTCGGAGACCCGCACCTTGTTCGGAATCAGTTTCGCCTCGGTGAAGGCGTCGGCGACCTGCTGCTCGGCGTCGATGGTCGCGGCGTCGAGCGGATGATCCTCGTAGGGATCACGTTTCGCGGCCACCAAAGTGACTTCGGTGGGTAGTCCCGTGAGCTGTCCCCACGTCTGCGCCCACTGTTCGGGATGCCGATCGGCCCAGGTGTGGGCGCGCTGGATGCGGCCGAGAAGGTCGCGGATCGCCTCGGTGCGCGACTTGCTCTCCAGCGCTTTGTTTCCCGCGATGAAGAACGCGTCGCCGTTCACATAACCGGTGCCGTCCACCAGGATTCGCGCGCCGGTTTGCGACTGCCCCTGCGCGGTGTAGGGATCCCAGATCGCCCAGGCGTCGACGCGCCCGGTGCTCAGCGCCGCCAGTGCGTCGGCGGGCTGCAGATACTGCGGCTGGATGTCGTCGAACGACAGCCCGTTCTTGTCGAGCACCGTGAGCAGGTGGTGATGCGACGAGCTGCCCTTGGCGACCGCGACCTTCTTACCCTTCAGATCCGCGGGCGCGCGGAGCGGCGAATCCTTCGGCACCAGCACCGCCTGCCCCGCCGTTCCGGCCCGGTACGCCGACACGATCTTGACAGCGGACTTGGCGGCGGCCGCGAAGATCGGCGGCGAATTCCCCACGCCGCCGAAATCGACCGCCCCGGAGTTGATCGCCTCCAGCATCGGCGGTCCGGAGGTGTACTGCGACCATTCGATCCTGTAGGGCACCGATTTCAACTCGCCGGCCGATTCCAGCAGCGCCTGCAGCCCGGTACCCTTCTGGTCGCCGAGCCGCAGTGTCACCTGCGAGAAGTCCACGCTGCCGTCGGCGCGGACGGCGGCGTCCTCGCCGTCGTCGGTGCCGCAGGCCGTGGCGACGAGCGCGGTGAGAGCGAGTGCGGCGAAGAGGCGGCGGCTGATCATGTGGTTCCTTCGGTTTCCGCTGCGGCGACACCGAGATCGCCGAGCAGCCCCCGGCGCAGTGTCACGAATCGGGAGTCCTCGCGGCGGCGCGGCCGCGGCAGCTCGACGCGAATGTCGTTGGTGATGCGGCCGTCCGCGAGCACGAGCACGCGGTCCGCCAGCAGCAGCGCCTCGTCGACATCGTGGGTGACCAGCAGCACGCTCGGCCGGTGCCGCGCCCACAACTGCAACACCAAGGCGTGAACAGTGATGCGGGTCAACGCATCCAGCGCGCTGAACGGTTCGTCGAGCAACAGCAGATCCGGGTCGCGGACCAGCGCCCGCGCCAGTGACGCGCGCTGTGCCTCACCGCCGGACAGGGTCAGCGGCCAGGCATCGGCACGCTCGGACAGCCCGACCTCGGCCAGCGCCGCCCGCGCGGCCGCCTTCGGATTACTGTGCCGCAGTCCGAGAGTCAGGTTGGCGTGCACGCGTTTCCACGGCACCAGCCGCGGTTCCTGGAACGCGACGGCCACGTCACCGGCGACGGTGAGTTCGCCGTCGTGCGACCGGTCCAGTCCGGCGAGGGCGCGCAGCAGCGTCGACTTGCCGGTCCCGCTGCGCCCCAGCAGCGCGACGAACTCGCCTCGTTCGATATCGAGATCCAGTCCGTCCAGCACCACCCGATCACCGAAAGCTTTGCTCAACTTGCGAATTC from Nocardia wallacei carries:
- a CDS encoding ABC transporter substrate-binding protein; amino-acid sequence: MISRRLFAALALTALVATACGTDDGEDAAVRADGSVDFSQVTLRLGDQKGTGLQALLESAGELKSVPYRIEWSQYTSGPPMLEAINSGAVDFGGVGNSPPIFAAAAKSAVKIVSAYRAGTAGQAVLVPKDSPLRAPADLKGKKVAVAKGSSSHHHLLTVLDKNGLSFDDIQPQYLQPADALAALSTGRVDAWAIWDPYTAQGQSQTGARILVDGTGYVNGDAFFIAGNKALESKSRTEAIRDLLGRIQRAHTWADRHPEQWAQTWGQLTGLPTEVTLVAAKRDPYEDHPLDAATIDAEQQVADAFTEAKLIPNKVRVSDFVDTRFNDLFPPAS
- a CDS encoding ABC transporter ATP-binding protein, translated to MATRVLGELTAAADAPAAAPVVARIRKLSKAFGDRVVLDGLDLDIERGEFVALLGRSGTGKSTLLRALAGLDRSHDGELTVAGDVAVAFQEPRLVPWKRVHANLTLGLRHSNPKAAARAALAEVGLSERADAWPLTLSGGEAQRASLARALVRDPDLLLLDEPFSALDALTRITVHALVLQLWARHRPSVLLVTHDVDEALLLADRVLVLADGRITNDIRVELPRPRRREDSRFVTLRRGLLGDLGVAAAETEGTT
- a CDS encoding HhH-GPD-type base excision DNA repair protein — its product is MSRKLCLAQEPEADKLLSADNFALLTGMLLDQQFPMEHAFRGPQKLADRMGGFDIRRIAEVDPEEFEELGATPPAIHRYGRSMARRVQELARYIVENYDGKVENLWIDGDPDGKEVLKRLKALPGFGDQKARIFLALLGKQRGVQPAGWREAAGAYGEEGSHRSVADVTDAESLSQVREFKKQAKAAAKK
- a CDS encoding LLM class flavin-dependent oxidoreductase, whose protein sequence is MSLSFHWFLPTYGDSRNLIAGGHGTAMSGDRPASLRYLNQIAGAAEENGFEAVLTPTGLWCEDAWLTTAMLVETTETLKFLVAFRPGIVSPTLAAQMAGTYQRHSRGRLLLNVVTGGEPHEQRAFGDFLDKEQRYQRTGEFLHVVRELWRSHEPISFEGEHIRVQDALLNNHPDPVPPIFFGGSSTAAGPVAAQYADTYLTWGEPLFAVSKKLEWIRRLAVDRGRKLDYGLRIHVISRDTSEQAWAEADRLLEAVDPAEIERVQASLARSESEGQRRMLDLHGGSTDRLEIAPNLWAGVGLVRGGAGTALVGSHEEVAERLIEYSRLGINHFILSGYPHVEEAYWFGEGVLPLLQRRGLWKPPAQRETRVTATPFASTPAASSS